One region of Phragmites australis chromosome 18, lpPhrAust1.1, whole genome shotgun sequence genomic DNA includes:
- the LOC133899036 gene encoding alpha carbonic anhydrase 7-like encodes MRPACHLRRAVSALLAAALLLSAAVPAARAQEETEHEEEFSYVRGDENGPEHWGAIKAEWANCSRGRMQSPIDLSHERVKLVRSLGYLNHAYRAAEASIVNRGHDIMVRFEGDAGSLVINGTAYFLRQLHWHSPTEHTVNGRRYDMELHMVHESAEMKAAVIGILYEIGRHDAFLHQLEPFLKRIADKRDREERVGVVDPHGVRGWASVYYRYMGSLTVPPCTEGVVWTIVKRVRTVSEYQLELLREAVHDDMEKNSRPLQEVNNRDIGIFRPSPHKHY; translated from the exons ATGCGTCCAGCTTGCCACCTCCGCCGCGCCGTCTCGGCGCTCCTCGCGGCCGCCCTCCTGCTGTCCGCCGCGGTCCCGGCCGCCAGGGCGCAGGAAGAAACCG AGCACGAGGAGGAGTTCAGCTACGTCCGCGGCGACGAGAACGGGCCGGAGCACTGGGGCGCGATCAAGGCGGAGTGGGCGAACTGCAGCAGGGGGCGGATGCAGTCGCCCATCGACCTCTCCCACGAGCGCGTCAAGCTGGTGCGCTCCCTCGGCTACCTCAACCACGCCTACCGCGCCGCCGAGGCCTCCATCGTCAACCGCGGCCACGACATCATG GTGAGGTTCGAGGGCGACGCCGGGAGCCTGGTGATCAACGGCACGGCGTACTTCCTCAGGCAGCTGCACTGGCACTCGCCCACCGAACACACCGTCAACGGCCGCAG GTACGACATGGAGCTGCACATGGTGCACGAGAGCGCGGAGATGAAGGCGGCGGTGATCGGCATCCTCTACGAGATCGGCAGACACGACGCGTTCCTGCACCAG CTGGAGCCGTTCCTCAAGCGGATCGCGGACAAGCGGGACAGGGAGGAGCGGGTGGGCGTGGTGGACCCCCACGGCGTGCGCGGCTGGGCCAGCGTCTACTACCGCTACATGGGCTCCCTCACCGTGCCGCCCTGCACCGAGGGCGTCGTCTGGACCATCGTCAAGAGG GTTCGCACCGTGTCGGAGTACCAGCTGGAGCTTCTCAGGGAAGCCGTGCACGAC GATATGGAGAAGAACTCGAGGCCGCTTCAGGAGGTGAACAACAGAGACATCGGCATCTTCCGGCCGAGCCCACATAAACATTACTAG